The DNA window AACAACCGTTGCTTTTGTTCCCTGATATACGGAATCCGTTGTTCCCACTCTTCATCATTGATAGCCTGAATGATTCTTTCGGTGGCAGTGACCGGGTCTTGTACATTAATGCGTATAAAGGAGCGTGGGTCTATAAAGTCTTCGATATTTTGACATCCGTCATAAAAACACAACGCTTCTGCTAAAATCGGGTCTGTGAGTTTCTCGGTAAAATAATTATCGATAAAAGTATTTTCGCAGGCAAAGTGGTATTGGTAGTCCCAGAGCCCATCGTATTTATTTGTAAGTTCTCCCCGGTATGCATGAATTTTTTCAAAAAAGTGATTGGTGTATTTCTTGCCCCATAGATCAAATCCTTCATTGATTTTTTGACTCAGGTGATAGATGACCTGTAAACGAAGCTGGTGTCCTTCCATGTATCCGAGCTCGCTGGTGACGGCAGAAAGTAGTTCACTTTTGGGAACGCCGGTGTTGCTGAGATGTTTGATTTCTTCGTCAGGGATATTGCCCCAAAAAGGGAGATGCAGATATACAGGCACTTTGCCAGACTGATCTTCGCCCTGTATATGCGCAGACTGGGGTGGTTCTGTAAGTAAGGTAACCGCTTTCTCTTTGTTGTACTCTTTTAGCGACGGGTGAGGGCTTGTCAGAATGACTAAAACATCATAGTCTTCATTGGTGACCAGTTGCATATCTTTCCATTGTGCCTTTCCAAATGCGTATCTGCTTAATTGTCCCAAAAGCGTAGAATCATCGTCCCAGAAACAGGTTACTCTTACTTTCATGTATGCTGCTTTTATAGCTTATAAATATCGAAGGCTTCTTAAAATTATAAAAATAATGAACGGAAGCGGTTTTATACAAGAACCGATCTGAAATAAATGTTATTAGTTGAATTCCCGATGATTAACCTTAGTTTTGCGGGCTGGTAACAACCAGAAAAAACCACTGAATTTATATATATCATAAAATACATTGCGCATGCCCTTGACGAAAGTTTTGATCACTATTAAAAGTTACCCCACCATATCTTCCCATTATGATGAACAGCTTAGCATCGCCGGGTTCAGAGAGGATGGTACTTTTATCAGAATATACCCCATTCCGTTTTCAAAAAAGACTTACGAAGAACAATACCAGCTGTATGACTGGATAGAACTGGATGTAGAGCGCAATACCACAGATTTTAGATTAGAGAGTTTCCGGCCGGTAACGGTAGAAGCACCGGTGAAAAAGATAGGGCATCTGGGTACAGAAGATCATTGGAGCGAACGGAAAGCTATTGTGCTGAAGAATGTATACCGTGATCTGTCTACATTGGCGATGGAAGCAAAACACGAGGCATTTTATACTTCGCTGGCGGTCTTCAAACCGTTACGTATAATCGATTTTGTGATAGAAGAAACAGAACGGGAATGGGATGCAACGCGGTTGGGTAAATTACAGGAAGAGAAAAACAGCGGCCGGGTATTTGAACAGCCGGAAGATCCTTTTGCCGTAATGGAAAAGCTGCCGTATAAGTTTTCATTCCGTTTTACAGATAAGAGAAATGAAGAGATTACTTTACCAGTGGAGGATTGGCAACTGGCTTCCCTGTATTGGAAAATCCTGAAAAAGCAGCATGGCGCCGGAAAAGAATTGAAAACGCTTAAAGAAGTAAAAAAGAAATATCTGCAGGAATATGCCAGGGGCACCGATCTGCATTTCTTCCTGGGGACTACACAAACCATACATGCCAGTAGCAAACAGCCTTTTACGATTGTTGGGCTGTTTCAACCGACGGAGCCGCCGACAGTGATACAAGGCAGTTTATTTTAGGGCAATGATGAAAATAGTGAACTACCTCCGGAAAGTATATTACTTCGCGGAGGTAGTTTTATGAATAGTCATAGAGACTTTATGCGCTAAATTGTTCCTCTCTGGTCATGTGCTCCCATACGCCTCCATAGCCCGCTGCCTGAAGCAACTGGTATATTTTTTCATTGAAGAGTTCATGAAGCGGGTAAAAGGAAGTGCTTACAAGCCATATCAGGCCAAATATCTCCATTTGATTTTGTACCACTGCAAATTCCAGGATCTTGTCCAGGAATGCCTGAGCAAACGCTATATTCTTCAGCGGTTCTGAATAGATATGCTGAACAGCCGGATGTCTGAGGTCAGCAACAGCATTGATCCACCATGAAGGCTCAATAATGTGCTGTACTGCTTTCAGGTAACTGACTTCAAAATCAGGGATGGGCTGCAGCTGGTTTTTGCTTAACATTGTTTGCAGCGATGCTGCCTGCAAAGCTGCTACGGTTATACCTGTTCCATATATTGGATCAAAGCTGCATAATGCATCGCCTATTACCAGCAGCCCTGCCGGCCAGTCTGGCATTTTTTCATAATGCTGACGGAAAACCTGCTTCATCCGGTATCCTCGCGGGGCTTCCAACGGTGTGGCTGTTCTTAGTATACCAGTAAGGACATCGTTGTTTAACTCGCTTAATTCCTGTTCAAAAGCCTCCGTGGTGGTAGGCGGATAAAGGCCGCCTATGTTGCCAAGAATGATTTCCATTACCTCGCCTTCCATGAAAGAAACCACGCAGGTTGGGGTGTTACCGTTTTTTCTTTTCTCTATATGTAACAGGTCCCAATGAGGTATCTGTTCACCCGGAATGGAATAATGACGGGTGCTATATCCTATATCAGTGGTCAGTATCTCTGGCTGCGGCACTTCATATCCGTAACGTTTTAACCAGTCCGGCAGATGGGAATGATAGCCTCCTGCAAATACTACAAGGTCTGCACTGAGCTCAACAGGCAGCTGCTGTTCTCCTCTTCCTGTGATACCGCATATCCTGTTTTCCTGTGATACAAATTTCAAATCGGTGACTGTCACGCTGTTTAAAAAGGAGATATTGGCCAGGCGCTGAACGTATTGATGGATATGCCATTCCAGCATTGATCTGCTGCAGGCGGCATCTTCAGTTGGCGTTTGAAGATTGATATGACCGAAAGGGTAGTCAAATAGTATTTCCTTTCCTTTGCTGTTATGGGCGCCATTCTTTAACAATGTTTCATTCAGCCCTGGAAATAACTGCTCCAGGATCATCCTTCCTTTGGGGGTAAGATGATGCGGATGACGGGCCTGTGGTGTTCCTGGCCTTGGGTCCGGAGATGTGGAAATTTTATCCCGATCAATAATGGTGATTTCTTCATAAAAATCAGCCAGCACTCGTGCTGTCATTAATCCGGCCATGCCGCCACCTATGATGATTGCTTTCATTTTTTTTTGATAAATTTCTGCTACCTCCGCTTCCTTTGTTTGTACAATCCGGATTCGTTTTTGCGTAATCCGGATTTCGTGCCTGTCACCTTGTAGTATATATGATATGGCCCGGTAGTGATTGTACAGTCCTTTTACATTATCTTCGGCTTGAATTAGATTAATTTTTTATTCATTCTATGAAGAATATGTTGATGGACCTCAGAAAGAAAATAACTGCTTTCTTAATTCCTGTTATATTGTTGGCAGCATGCAACTTTGGTAACAAAAAGCCGGGTAACAAACAACCAGGTGTAAACGCAGCCCATACGGATTCAGGGCTGGCAAAGAAGGCTGTGGATATGCCGGCCTTGTCTACCGAGGCTTATGTATCAGCCATCGTCAGCAAAAGAAAGGCCATTGCTGCCCAGCTGCCGGGTATAAATGCGGAAACGGCCGCCAAACTTTATCGTTCGCTGGCACTTTATGTAGACACCGCGCTGATAGGAATTTCCGCCAATGAAGCTAAATGGCTGGATGAATATGTCAGCTACTACTCGGAAGCAAAGAAGGCCGTGGTACCGCCAGCCAATGTACAGCAACGTATTCAGCTGCTGGCCACAGCGGAAATTGAACCATGGGGTATCGGAGAAGGATATACGGAACTGCGTACTGTACCTTCTTTCTATACACACTTATTTAAGAGCTCCCTGCCTGCTGATTATAGTATGTTCCTGCAGTTGAAGGCCGATGAAGATACCGTACTATACAGTGCAGATGCAGGATTGGCCGTGCCTTTCAATCTGGTTGGAAAGAGAGCCCTTAACTGGGAGAAGTTCCTGGATACTCATCCCAACAGCATCTTTGTTGCTGAGGCCAGAGAGCTTCATGAACGTTATTGTTATGATTATCTTTTCGGACAGGATAACACCCCATCATTTGACCATCGGGATAATCTTGGGTCACTATATCCGGAGAATAAGGCAGAATACCTTTCGTTTATACAACAGTATGGTGATACCAAAACCGGCCGCCTGGTAAAACAGTTTCTGGATAAGTTAAGCACCGCAAAAGAATATGATGAACTGTGGCGGTATATGCGGACTGCAATAGGAATGGCCTATTCCGGAGAACTGAGTCTACTGCCTGTTCAAACCGATTTTCTGGCCGGAAATATTCAAAGCCTGACTAAAAGAGTATACGATACCGTATCCACAGAAATAGGCATTGAAGGGGGCACCGCAGAAAAGATAGTGCGTAAGCTTGACTCCATCCTGTACTTTCAGCAGGATAACAATACCTACTGCGTAGCTATATTCACCAACAGGGGAAAGAGCGGCGGAGCGCCGATTTCAGGCTGGGTAGATGTATGGGCTTTCAAAAAAACAGATGGGCACTGGCAAACTGCGG is part of the Chitinophaga flava genome and encodes:
- a CDS encoding glycosyltransferase family 10 domain-containing protein, yielding MKVRVTCFWDDDSTLLGQLSRYAFGKAQWKDMQLVTNEDYDVLVILTSPHPSLKEYNKEKAVTLLTEPPQSAHIQGEDQSGKVPVYLHLPFWGNIPDEEIKHLSNTGVPKSELLSAVTSELGYMEGHQLRLQVIYHLSQKINEGFDLWGKKYTNHFFEKIHAYRGELTNKYDGLWDYQYHFACENTFIDNYFTEKLTDPILAEALCFYDGCQNIEDFIDPRSFIRINVQDPVTATERIIQAINDEEWEQRIPYIREQKQRLLRDLNPLNIIWLAASGQDVIKACKL
- a CDS encoding FAD-dependent oxidoreductase, which encodes MKAIIIGGGMAGLMTARVLADFYEEITIIDRDKISTSPDPRPGTPQARHPHHLTPKGRMILEQLFPGLNETLLKNGAHNSKGKEILFDYPFGHINLQTPTEDAACSRSMLEWHIHQYVQRLANISFLNSVTVTDLKFVSQENRICGITGRGEQQLPVELSADLVVFAGGYHSHLPDWLKRYGYEVPQPEILTTDIGYSTRHYSIPGEQIPHWDLLHIEKRKNGNTPTCVVSFMEGEVMEIILGNIGGLYPPTTTEAFEQELSELNNDVLTGILRTATPLEAPRGYRMKQVFRQHYEKMPDWPAGLLVIGDALCSFDPIYGTGITVAALQAASLQTMLSKNQLQPIPDFEVSYLKAVQHIIEPSWWINAVADLRHPAVQHIYSEPLKNIAFAQAFLDKILEFAVVQNQMEIFGLIWLVSTSFYPLHELFNEKIYQLLQAAGYGGVWEHMTREEQFSA